The following proteins come from a genomic window of Paenibacillus spongiae:
- a CDS encoding ABC transporter ATP-binding protein, with the protein MTSAALEINQLNKTFYTANQATHVLDNIEFTLMEQEFVSIIGPSGCGKSTLLKIAAGLDVQYEGRMLLHGEDVTGPSKDKGFIFQEHRLFPWATVEKNIAADLSLKDHNVREQVDEMIKLVRLTGFEKAYPKQLSGGMSQRVAIARALLRKPKVLLLDEPFGALDAFTRNHMQESLLDIWRENRTSMLLVTHDIDEAVFLSNRVVVMDARPGRIKAVIPIDLPYPRNRVSAPFQELRSEVIRALGHEEQDSDTWSI; encoded by the coding sequence ATGACATCGGCGGCATTAGAAATCAACCAGTTGAACAAAACCTTTTACACGGCAAACCAGGCGACTCATGTTCTCGATAACATTGAATTTACGCTGATGGAGCAAGAGTTCGTCTCGATTATCGGACCGAGCGGCTGCGGGAAGAGCACCCTGCTCAAGATCGCTGCGGGCCTGGATGTACAGTACGAGGGACGAATGCTGCTGCATGGCGAAGACGTCACCGGTCCGAGCAAGGATAAGGGATTTATTTTTCAAGAGCATCGCTTGTTCCCATGGGCAACCGTTGAGAAGAATATTGCTGCGGATCTCTCCCTGAAGGACCATAACGTTCGGGAGCAAGTCGACGAGATGATCAAGCTGGTCCGGCTGACCGGATTCGAGAAGGCTTATCCGAAGCAGCTGTCGGGTGGCATGTCGCAGCGTGTCGCCATTGCGCGCGCCTTGCTCCGCAAACCGAAAGTGCTGCTGCTGGACGAGCCGTTCGGCGCGCTCGATGCGTTTACCCGCAATCATATGCAGGAATCGCTGCTCGATATATGGCGCGAGAACCGTACCTCCATGCTGCTCGTTACGCATGATATCGACGAGGCGGTATTCCTGTCCAATCGCGTTGTCGTCATGGACGCAAGACCCGGCCGCATTAAGGCCGTTATTCCCATTGATTTGCCTTACCCAAGAAACCGGGTTAGTGCGCCCTTCCAAGAACTGCGCAGCGAAGTGATCCGTGCGCTTGGTCATGAGGAGCAAGACAGCGATACTTGGTCTATCTAA
- a CDS encoding sporulation protein — protein MSMFKRMLASVGIGAAKVDLMLHQDVVKAGDMISGIIRIEGGRVDQEVNDVYAFIMTRYLREQNDTKREVEAAVSKFLLAGKFTVKAEQVYEFPVSFQLPANTPVTMGRTPVWIQTGLDINETVDPKDQDRLEVRPHPHSAVILDAVSQLGFRLRKVDCEYAPNYGRTYGLPFVQEFEFIPASQFRGQLDELEIVFYPDENGVDLLLQIDRKARGLAGFFSEALDTDERFVRLRFDRNQLASGASFIAGQLADTIRRYA, from the coding sequence ATGTCCATGTTCAAACGAATGCTTGCGAGCGTCGGGATCGGCGCGGCGAAAGTCGATCTCATGCTCCATCAAGATGTCGTGAAAGCGGGGGATATGATCAGCGGTATCATCCGCATTGAGGGCGGACGCGTGGATCAGGAGGTTAACGATGTCTATGCCTTCATCATGACGCGTTATTTGAGAGAGCAGAACGATACGAAGAGGGAAGTGGAAGCAGCCGTTTCCAAATTTCTGCTGGCCGGGAAGTTTACCGTAAAGGCAGAGCAGGTCTATGAATTCCCGGTCTCATTCCAGCTTCCGGCGAATACGCCGGTAACGATGGGAAGGACGCCGGTCTGGATTCAAACCGGGCTCGATATTAATGAAACGGTTGATCCGAAGGATCAGGACCGGCTTGAAGTAAGGCCGCACCCGCATTCCGCGGTTATTCTGGACGCGGTCAGTCAGCTCGGTTTCCGGCTCCGCAAGGTGGATTGCGAATACGCGCCGAATTATGGCCGGACGTATGGATTGCCTTTCGTTCAAGAATTCGAATTCATTCCTGCTTCGCAGTTCCGCGGGCAGCTGGACGAATTGGAAATCGTCTTCTACCCGGATGAGAACGGCGTCGACCTGCTGCTGCAGATTGACCGCAAGGCGCGGGGATTGGCCGGCTTCTTCTCCGAAGCGCTTGATACGGATGAGCGTTTTGTAAGGTTGCGGTTCGACCGCAATCAGCTTGCTTCCGGAGCGAGCTTCATTGCCGGCCAACTGGCCGATACGATCCGGAGATATGCGTAA
- a CDS encoding LysR family transcriptional regulator, with amino-acid sequence MNLEQFEYVSAIARTGSISIAAEQLHVSQAAISKAIAKLEQELGFKLFTRSRLGTESTPRGRIIIEKIYDILLKVEEIKEEAQIESKLIEGEVRFSVGPNFMAVLTKSIISFKQDYPNVRLAISSKSTEEVIQDLKEDRTDLGLIYFHDQKKEHVKDLTMHKMLDSRVVVCVGRGSPLASRKSVSPEELLAYSFVNIDGVFSNWYLEDFVSKYGPVDVIFTSNNIELLRRTIVEGVAIGMFIEYSMLNDPLILSGDIVIVPLINHEPTTISLGWARSNHKHFSIAQKEFLKYVMREYLNPNLKH; translated from the coding sequence ATGAACTTGGAGCAATTTGAATATGTTTCCGCCATTGCGCGGACAGGCTCGATCTCGATTGCCGCCGAGCAGCTGCATGTCAGCCAGGCCGCCATCAGCAAAGCGATTGCCAAGCTGGAGCAGGAGCTGGGGTTCAAGCTGTTTACCCGCTCGCGGCTGGGCACGGAGTCTACGCCCCGGGGTCGAATCATTATCGAGAAGATATATGACATTCTGCTCAAAGTCGAGGAGATCAAAGAGGAAGCGCAGATCGAGAGCAAGCTGATCGAGGGGGAGGTTCGATTCTCCGTAGGTCCGAATTTCATGGCGGTGCTGACCAAATCGATCATTTCCTTCAAACAGGATTATCCCAATGTCCGGCTTGCGATATCCAGCAAGAGTACGGAGGAGGTGATTCAGGATCTGAAGGAGGACCGCACCGACTTGGGCCTGATCTACTTCCATGATCAGAAGAAGGAGCATGTCAAGGATTTGACGATGCACAAGATGCTGGATTCGCGAGTTGTGGTGTGTGTGGGAAGGGGATCGCCCCTCGCCTCAAGAAAGAGCGTCTCGCCGGAAGAGCTGCTCGCCTATTCGTTCGTCAATATCGATGGCGTATTCTCGAATTGGTATTTGGAAGATTTCGTCAGCAAGTACGGCCCCGTCGATGTGATCTTCACCTCCAACAATATCGAGCTGCTCCGAAGAACCATTGTCGAGGGTGTGGCGATCGGCATGTTTATCGAGTACAGCATGCTGAACGATCCGCTCATTCTTAGCGGCGATATCGTTATTGTTCCTCTCATCAATCACGAGCCAACTACGATTTCCCTGGGCTGGGCGCGCTCTAACCATAAGCATTTCTCCATTGCCCAGAAGGAATTTTTGAAGTATGTCATGCGCGAATATTTGAATCCGAATCTGAAACATTGA
- a CDS encoding ABC transporter permease, with the protein MRSKTAILGLSNIIGKDCSLMFKSEKAKRFALGSLIPVAVLLVWQLASTLEWISPQLFPSPVSIFRNFYEIIISGELMHHLGISVMRAMLGFVIGGGSGLLIGLFVGLFKRSEQLLDPSIQMLRTVPLLAVTPLFILWFGFGELSKVLLISMGAFFPLYVNAFLGVRNVDAKLFDVARVLEFSRLHQVTKVILPGAMPNILLGVRLSLSTSWLCLVVAELMGADQGIGYLIQDARAYMRTEIVFVGIFIFAIVGKLTDSLVRILETKLLKWQDSYRG; encoded by the coding sequence ATGAGGAGCAAGACAGCGATACTTGGTCTATCTAACATCATCGGAAAGGATTGTTCCCTCATGTTCAAAAGCGAAAAGGCGAAGCGGTTTGCCCTGGGCAGCCTTATTCCAGTGGCCGTGCTGCTGGTTTGGCAGCTGGCATCGACGCTCGAGTGGATATCGCCCCAGCTGTTTCCATCGCCGGTTTCTATCTTCCGAAATTTCTACGAAATTATAATCTCAGGCGAACTCATGCATCACCTGGGGATCAGCGTCATGCGGGCTATGCTCGGCTTTGTAATCGGCGGAGGTTCAGGATTGCTAATCGGTCTTTTCGTCGGATTATTCAAGCGCTCCGAGCAGCTGCTCGATCCGTCGATTCAAATGCTGCGAACCGTGCCATTGCTGGCCGTTACGCCATTGTTTATTTTGTGGTTTGGCTTCGGCGAGCTGTCCAAAGTGCTGCTAATATCGATGGGTGCCTTCTTCCCTCTATACGTCAATGCGTTCTTGGGCGTCCGCAACGTCGATGCCAAGCTGTTCGATGTGGCGCGCGTACTGGAATTCAGCCGGCTCCATCAAGTGACCAAGGTTATTCTGCCGGGCGCAATGCCCAATATTTTGTTAGGCGTTCGTTTATCGTTAAGCACGTCATGGCTGTGCTTGGTTGTCGCGGAACTGATGGGGGCGGATCAGGGCATCGGCTATCTCATTCAGGATGCGCGTGCATATATGCGGACCGAAATCGTATTTGTCGGCATATTCATCTTCGCCATCGTCGGCAAGCTAACCGATTCTCTGGTTCGGATTCTGGAGACGAAGCTGCTCAAGTGGCAGGATAGTTACCGCGGATGA
- a CDS encoding AraC family transcriptional regulator codes for MKLEDHVIAPYIRIADYAIRPPFFIGERNLLDYIIFYVQEGRFEIQVNGQIQMLKEGDLCLLQPGDVHTIQGLTNTINPYVHLDFFYNPHRENSFVTLAGQLDMTSYEAYMQPRLHNCEDVRIPFKLETAHSGKMRDIVLKMIECWQLQTYMGTVEANQLAHEWLTTLFKQYMKPKPGVLSPQPFLNWITSYFAFHFSEPISIADMARRANLSPSRFTVLFKQQFNMTPYQYLLKLRIEHAQELLREGLSIQKVSEYCGFTDVHHFSKSFKSVTGVNPGYYKRNPHCLG; via the coding sequence ATGAAATTAGAAGATCACGTCATTGCACCCTATATTCGCATTGCCGATTACGCAATCCGGCCCCCGTTCTTCATTGGTGAACGCAATCTGCTCGATTACATTATTTTTTATGTGCAGGAAGGCCGATTCGAAATTCAGGTCAACGGTCAAATTCAGATGTTGAAGGAAGGGGACCTCTGCCTGCTTCAGCCTGGCGATGTCCATACCATCCAAGGATTGACGAATACGATCAACCCGTACGTACATCTGGATTTTTTCTATAATCCGCACAGGGAGAATAGCTTCGTCACCCTTGCCGGCCAATTGGACATGACTTCATATGAGGCTTATATGCAGCCCAGACTGCATAATTGCGAGGATGTGCGAATACCTTTCAAGCTGGAGACGGCCCATTCGGGTAAAATGCGGGATATAGTCTTAAAGATGATCGAATGCTGGCAGCTGCAAACCTACATGGGAACGGTAGAAGCCAATCAGCTTGCCCATGAATGGCTGACCACCCTATTCAAGCAATACATGAAGCCCAAACCGGGCGTGCTGTCCCCGCAGCCATTCCTGAATTGGATTACGTCTTACTTTGCTTTTCATTTCTCCGAACCGATCAGCATCGCCGACATGGCCCGAAGAGCCAATCTATCGCCTTCCCGATTTACGGTGCTGTTCAAGCAGCAATTCAACATGACGCCATATCAGTACTTATTGAAATTACGAATCGAGCATGCTCAGGAGCTGCTGCGGGAAGGATTGTCCATTCAAAAGGTGAGCGAATACTGCGGCTTTACCGACGTGCATCACTTCTCCAAATCCTTCAAGTCCGTAACGGGAGTCAATCCCGGCTATTATAAGCGAAACCCGCACTGCCTGGGCTGA
- a CDS encoding ABC transporter substrate-binding protein: MRKSTRKTTRFGLLSLFIIIALTLTACGSGGSKSGDDKVTVNIAVNGGLNLLSVAKEKGWFEEEFAKLNANVEWHEFQSSVPLLEGIVSNRVDFSFIGDGTVVTGKAANSPFTVISTIGVQGNQNSVIVKTDSPIQSIADLKGKKVAVAKGSSAHIFLIKALEKNGMKESDLKIVQLQPDEANSAFQTGSVDAWATWDPFVTTELKANRARIVESVETMNIVAPALMIGRDKFIEEHPELTTAFLKVYQKSVDWVNGNKDEAAALLAEQKKMDLELVKTLVNYTNYINTPVTADVQAAMQSTADILLEAGTIKDKVDISKTFNNTFIEEALK; the protein is encoded by the coding sequence ATGCGTAAATCCACAAGAAAAACAACCCGATTCGGTCTGCTATCACTCTTTATAATAATAGCTTTGACCCTGACTGCATGCGGCAGCGGCGGCAGCAAGTCGGGCGACGATAAAGTAACGGTCAATATCGCGGTAAACGGCGGGCTGAACCTGCTGTCGGTCGCCAAGGAGAAAGGTTGGTTCGAGGAAGAGTTCGCCAAATTGAATGCGAATGTCGAGTGGCACGAGTTCCAGAGCAGCGTTCCTCTGCTGGAAGGGATCGTATCGAACCGCGTGGACTTCTCCTTCATTGGCGACGGCACGGTCGTAACCGGCAAAGCGGCAAACAGCCCGTTCACCGTCATTTCGACGATTGGCGTACAAGGCAACCAGAACAGCGTTATCGTGAAGACGGACAGCCCGATTCAATCGATTGCCGACCTGAAGGGCAAGAAAGTCGCCGTAGCGAAAGGCTCGTCGGCTCATATCTTCCTGATTAAGGCGCTGGAGAAGAACGGCATGAAGGAATCGGATCTCAAAATCGTGCAGCTGCAGCCGGACGAAGCGAACTCCGCTTTCCAGACCGGCAGCGTCGATGCCTGGGCAACCTGGGATCCGTTCGTAACGACGGAACTGAAAGCTAACCGCGCACGGATCGTCGAAAGCGTGGAAACGATGAACATCGTTGCTCCTGCTCTCATGATTGGTCGGGATAAATTTATCGAGGAACATCCTGAACTGACGACGGCTTTCTTGAAGGTGTATCAGAAGAGCGTTGATTGGGTCAACGGCAATAAGGATGAAGCGGCTGCGCTTCTAGCGGAACAGAAGAAGATGGATTTGGAATTGGTGAAGACGCTCGTCAACTACACGAACTATATCAATACGCCGGTCACGGCGGATGTTCAAGCGGCGATGCAATCGACGGCAGATATTCTGCTCGAAGCGGGCACAATCAAGGACAAAGTCGACATTAGCAAGACGTTCAACAATACCTTCATCGAAGAAGCATTGAAATAG
- a CDS encoding amidohydrolase, which produces MTDLQHLLERAEAAQDQVIQWRRHLHQHPELSFHESETAHYIEETLRSIGRMEVSRPTATSVMARLIGRQPGKVLAIRADIDALPIEENTGLPFGSANPGVMHACGHDGHTATVLGVAKVMAEHYDSLEGEIRFIFQHAEELPPGGAEEMIAAGVMEGVDAVIGAHLQSPVEVGMVGVVAGPMLASPDTFYITVHGKGGHAAEPHMAIDPIAIGAQLVTNLQHLASRTFNPMDPLVVSVTKFIAGHTHNVIPGSAELCGTVRCMDPGLREQLPKRMEQIIEGITQAHGAAYEFRYDYGYRPLINNEAVSQIVAESVKELYGADALYTIKPSMSADDFSAYLHLAPGTYFNIGAGSKEKGITYPHHHPQFTIDEGSLLIGMKVFITAALKLLAVK; this is translated from the coding sequence ATGACAGATTTACAACATTTGCTTGAACGGGCGGAAGCAGCACAAGATCAAGTGATTCAATGGAGGCGCCATCTGCACCAGCATCCCGAGCTGTCTTTTCACGAAAGCGAAACCGCTCATTATATAGAAGAAACACTTCGCTCCATTGGACGCATGGAGGTATCCCGGCCGACCGCTACGAGTGTGATGGCGAGACTGATCGGCCGGCAGCCCGGCAAGGTGCTTGCGATTCGGGCAGATATCGATGCGCTGCCAATCGAAGAGAACACGGGACTTCCGTTCGGTTCGGCTAATCCGGGTGTCATGCATGCCTGCGGACATGACGGACATACGGCCACTGTGCTTGGCGTAGCGAAGGTGATGGCTGAGCATTACGATTCGCTCGAAGGTGAAATCCGGTTTATTTTTCAACATGCGGAAGAGCTTCCTCCCGGTGGTGCTGAGGAGATGATCGCGGCCGGTGTAATGGAAGGCGTGGATGCCGTCATTGGCGCGCATCTGCAATCGCCGGTCGAGGTAGGCATGGTTGGGGTTGTTGCAGGTCCGATGCTGGCTTCACCGGATACATTCTATATTACGGTGCATGGCAAGGGCGGGCATGCGGCTGAGCCCCATATGGCGATCGATCCTATTGCGATTGGCGCACAATTGGTTACGAACCTGCAGCATCTGGCCTCCAGAACCTTCAATCCCATGGACCCGCTGGTCGTATCGGTAACGAAATTTATCGCCGGGCATACGCATAATGTCATCCCGGGAAGCGCGGAGCTGTGCGGCACGGTTCGCTGCATGGACCCTGGCCTTCGCGAGCAGCTGCCGAAGCGGATGGAGCAAATTATTGAAGGGATTACGCAAGCCCATGGCGCAGCGTATGAGTTCCGTTATGATTATGGCTACCGCCCGCTTATCAACAATGAAGCCGTTTCGCAGATCGTAGCGGAGTCCGTTAAGGAGCTGTACGGAGCAGACGCGCTGTACACGATCAAACCAAGTATGTCGGCAGACGACTTCTCCGCCTACCTGCATCTGGCGCCGGGCACCTATTTCAACATCGGAGCCGGCAGCAAGGAGAAGGGAATTACTTACCCCCACCATCATCCGCAATTTACGATCGATGAAGGCTCGCTTCTGATCGGCATGAAGGTATTCATTACAGCGGCCTTGAAGCTGCTGGCTGTGAAATAG
- a CDS encoding non-lysosomal glucosylceramidase → MENVYKGAETREIRFPLGGIGSGSIGLSGNGRLVDWEIFNRPNKRSFNGFSHFAVKAEHAGQVLDARVLNGDMQAPYVGEHIRGGPLHSGYGFGPESQTMAGMPHFQEVEFRGEFPLAGMSFKESAFPGNVQLLAFNPFIPLQEDDSSIPAAFFEWELENTEQVPITYTLCLSAGNSLPTEKVVYQYSEIPEGQERSLHMIKLGSNQYDSEHPQFGDITIATDAADISYQEYWYRGGWCDNLEMFWHDFTQPGRMKNRQYREDETPMYRKDTASLAAHAELKPGEKTKIRFTISWNFPNMNNYWNPNPTGHNTWKNYYATLFEDSRASAKYAFTHWERLYGDTLKFKEALFSSTVPPVVKDAVSANLSVLKTATSLRLTDGSFYGFEGCIDDTGCCEGSCTHVWNYAYAMPFLFPSLERSMRNLDFQYNKREDGRMSFRLMLPVGRERNNYRACADGQFGGVIKAYRDWKISGNTDWLRSVWPAVKQSIEYAWADSNEDKWDPDRKGVLEGRQHHTLDMELYGPNSWLSGFYLAALKAGAEMASFLGEHAASDDYNRLFEMGKAWVDEHLFNGEYYVQQIDLSDKSVLEPFGEATVNHYWNKELGEIKYQIAEGCAIDQVVAQWHANLCGLGEVLDKEQTRSALKSLYRHNFKSSMRHEANTWRLFTLNDEGGLVICTWPSGVSRPAIPLTYNTETMTGFEYQAASHMIQEGLIEEGLSIVEAIRDRYDGEKRNPWNEIECGSNYARSMASYSLLQAFSGFEYNMVEGMIGFSPVQSSDGTFRVFWSLDMGWGTFETSPGHARLHVLHGKLDLKVLKLPKEQIEAIRSIRLDGVDLAYRIDGNEIHFAGSNLIDTNSSLAIELRS, encoded by the coding sequence ATGGAAAACGTGTATAAAGGCGCGGAAACAAGAGAAATCAGATTTCCGCTGGGCGGAATCGGGAGCGGCAGCATTGGCCTTTCGGGTAACGGCCGGCTGGTGGACTGGGAAATTTTCAACCGCCCCAACAAGAGGAGCTTCAACGGTTTTAGCCACTTTGCGGTGAAGGCCGAGCATGCCGGTCAAGTGCTGGACGCACGGGTATTGAACGGAGATATGCAAGCTCCTTATGTAGGCGAGCATATTCGAGGGGGCCCTCTTCACAGCGGCTACGGATTCGGTCCGGAAAGCCAAACGATGGCGGGAATGCCCCATTTTCAAGAGGTGGAGTTCCGAGGAGAATTTCCGCTGGCAGGCATGTCGTTCAAGGAATCCGCGTTTCCGGGGAATGTTCAATTGCTGGCCTTTAACCCTTTCATTCCGCTGCAAGAGGATGATTCAAGCATTCCCGCAGCCTTCTTCGAGTGGGAACTGGAGAATACGGAGCAAGTCCCTATAACCTATACGCTGTGCCTCTCGGCCGGCAACTCCCTTCCAACGGAGAAGGTTGTTTATCAATACAGTGAAATACCCGAGGGTCAAGAACGCAGCTTGCATATGATCAAGCTAGGTTCCAATCAATATGACAGCGAGCATCCCCAGTTTGGAGATATTACGATCGCTACGGATGCGGCGGATATCAGCTACCAGGAATATTGGTACCGCGGCGGATGGTGCGACAATCTGGAGATGTTCTGGCATGATTTCACCCAGCCCGGGCGCATGAAGAACAGACAGTACCGCGAGGATGAGACGCCTATGTATCGGAAAGATACCGCGTCGCTGGCCGCGCATGCGGAGCTGAAGCCCGGCGAGAAGACGAAGATCCGCTTCACGATCAGCTGGAATTTCCCGAACATGAACAATTACTGGAACCCGAATCCGACGGGGCATAACACATGGAAAAATTATTACGCCACTCTATTCGAGGATTCCCGGGCAAGTGCGAAATACGCCTTCACTCATTGGGAGCGACTGTATGGGGACACGCTCAAATTCAAGGAGGCTTTGTTCTCTTCTACGGTACCGCCCGTCGTCAAGGACGCGGTATCCGCGAACCTATCCGTCTTGAAGACAGCGACGAGCTTACGGCTGACCGACGGCTCCTTCTATGGATTCGAAGGCTGCATTGACGATACCGGCTGCTGCGAAGGCTCCTGCACGCATGTATGGAACTACGCTTACGCGATGCCGTTCTTGTTCCCAAGCTTGGAACGCAGCATGCGTAATCTTGATTTTCAATACAACAAACGCGAGGACGGCCGAATGTCATTCCGTCTCATGCTGCCGGTCGGGCGCGAAAGAAATAACTACCGCGCCTGTGCGGACGGCCAGTTCGGCGGCGTTATTAAAGCCTACCGTGATTGGAAAATATCGGGGAATACGGATTGGCTGCGGTCCGTCTGGCCGGCCGTCAAGCAATCGATCGAGTATGCGTGGGCCGATAGCAACGAGGACAAGTGGGACCCTGATCGAAAAGGTGTTCTTGAAGGCAGACAACACCATACCTTGGATATGGAGCTTTACGGACCCAATTCCTGGTTGAGCGGATTTTATTTAGCTGCTCTTAAGGCAGGCGCGGAGATGGCGTCGTTCTTGGGCGAGCATGCCGCATCGGATGACTACAACCGGTTGTTTGAAATGGGCAAAGCGTGGGTAGACGAGCATCTATTCAATGGCGAGTATTACGTTCAACAGATCGATTTGTCGGATAAATCAGTGCTGGAGCCCTTCGGCGAAGCGACCGTCAATCATTACTGGAATAAGGAATTGGGAGAGATTAAATACCAGATCGCGGAAGGCTGCGCCATCGATCAGGTCGTCGCCCAATGGCATGCCAATCTGTGCGGGCTCGGCGAAGTTCTCGATAAGGAGCAGACCCGCTCCGCGTTGAAATCGTTATACCGGCATAATTTCAAATCCAGCATGAGGCACGAAGCGAATACATGGAGGCTGTTCACGCTCAACGACGAAGGAGGTCTTGTGATCTGCACATGGCCAAGCGGGGTAAGCAGACCGGCGATTCCGTTGACCTATAATACGGAAACGATGACGGGTTTTGAATACCAGGCCGCTTCGCATATGATCCAGGAAGGGCTGATCGAGGAAGGACTCTCCATCGTTGAAGCCATTCGCGATCGTTATGACGGCGAGAAGCGCAATCCGTGGAACGAGATCGAATGCGGCAGCAATTATGCAAGATCGATGGCAAGCTATTCCTTGCTGCAGGCCTTCAGCGGATTCGAATATAATATGGTAGAAGGCATGATCGGCTTCAGTCCCGTACAATCTTCGGACGGTACCTTCCGCGTGTTCTGGTCGCTCGACATGGGCTGGGGAACCTTCGAGACGAGTCCCGGGCACGCCCGTCTTCACGTGCTGCACGGCAAGCTGGATTTGAAGGTGCTCAAGCTTCCTAAGGAGCAGATCGAAGCGATTCGCAGCATCCGATTGGACGGTGTTGATTTGGCGTATCGTATCGACGGCAATGAAATTCATTTTGCCGGTTCGAACCTAATCGATACGAATAGCTCGCTTGCAATAGAGCTGCGGAGCTAA
- a CDS encoding DinB family protein: MSTERQSSIHNYKQTAVKIRQSVEGLSEQLITWKPGPDIWSIQEIIGHLMDSNIINSYRIRKIISEPVTPIVTFAHEEWVNVQQFHGTPLAEILDAYDALTRYNALLLNKLTEEQWQKYGMKNDEQISISHIIDKFICNHVQKHLGQIERNKSEYDANRV, translated from the coding sequence ATGAGTACAGAAAGACAAAGCTCGATTCATAATTATAAGCAGACAGCCGTGAAGATTCGGCAAAGCGTGGAAGGCCTATCGGAGCAGCTGATTACGTGGAAGCCCGGTCCGGACATATGGAGCATCCAGGAAATCATCGGACATCTGATGGATTCCAATATCATCAATTCGTACCGCATTCGCAAAATCATCTCGGAGCCGGTGACGCCGATCGTTACTTTTGCTCATGAGGAATGGGTGAATGTGCAGCAATTTCACGGAACGCCGCTGGCAGAGATATTGGATGCTTATGATGCGCTTACCCGCTATAATGCGCTGCTGTTGAACAAGCTCACGGAAGAACAGTGGCAGAAGTACGGCATGAAGAATGATGAACAGATTTCCATTTCCCATATTATTGACAAGTTTATTTGCAATCATGTGCAGAAGCATCTCGGGCAGATCGAACGCAACAAATCGGAATATGACGCGAACCGGGTTTAA
- a CDS encoding DMT family transporter has protein sequence MSNMNKAYAAASLYAIIIGFSLIFVKLALISAHPFDLLAHRFTLSFAAAAAVVLIRRSKLRLSGKDMLALLPLAVFFPTLYFALQTFGLLYIPSSEAGIIQATIPLMTMLLASYWIKEASTFKQKIGIALSVAGVIYMFAMKGIHMNAANLNGALLILLSSLSFAVYNVLGRKLAQRYNAADMTFFIMGVSFVVFNGLAVVRHAAEGTLPSFFTPFTDPLFIASLLYLGLLSSLVTSLLTNYALTYMEASKMSVFVNLATFITVIAGVAVLGEKLLFAHITGGFVILAGVIIVNISGKPTRKLSKTNQRSV, from the coding sequence ATGAGTAACATGAACAAAGCCTATGCTGCCGCATCCTTGTATGCGATCATCATCGGCTTTTCTCTTATTTTCGTGAAGCTTGCACTGATCTCCGCGCATCCGTTCGACTTGCTGGCCCATCGGTTCACGTTATCCTTTGCCGCCGCAGCCGCGGTTGTCCTCATCAGACGGTCCAAGCTGCGGCTTTCGGGGAAGGACATGCTCGCCCTGCTGCCGCTGGCTGTCTTCTTTCCGACCTTGTACTTCGCGCTGCAAACGTTCGGATTATTGTATATTCCGTCCTCGGAAGCTGGGATCATACAAGCCACCATTCCGTTAATGACGATGCTGCTCGCGTCGTATTGGATCAAGGAGGCATCTACCTTCAAGCAAAAAATAGGGATTGCGCTCTCCGTCGCGGGCGTCATCTATATGTTCGCCATGAAGGGCATTCACATGAACGCAGCCAACTTGAATGGAGCCTTGCTCATCCTGTTATCGTCGCTCTCGTTCGCCGTCTATAATGTGCTTGGCCGCAAGCTGGCTCAGCGATATAACGCTGCGGACATGACATTCTTCATCATGGGCGTCAGCTTTGTCGTGTTCAACGGCCTGGCAGTCGTACGGCATGCGGCAGAAGGGACGCTGCCGTCATTCTTCACGCCATTCACCGATCCATTATTTATCGCGTCGCTTCTGTATCTTGGCCTACTCAGCTCGCTTGTCACCTCGTTATTAACCAATTACGCGCTGACGTATATGGAAGCCTCCAAAATGAGCGTATTCGTGAACTTGGCCACGTTCATTACGGTTATCGCCGGAGTGGCCGTGCTTGGGGAGAAGCTGTTATTCGCTCATATTACCGGAGGGTTTGTTATTCTGGCCGGCGTCATTATTGTGAATATTTCGGGTAAACCAACCCGGAAATTATCCAAGACCAACCAAAGAAGCGTCTAA